The Pantoea eucalypti DNA window CTTCAGGATGCCAGCCCGCCTGAGCCAGCGCTTCTTCTGCCGCAAGCAGCGCAAATTCAATAAATCGCGACATTTTCTTACGCTCTTTCGGCGCAATGAATGACTCCGGGTCATATCCCGCCAGCGGATCTTCATCAATGCCTGGCACAAGGCCACCTACTGAAATCCCGGTGCCGGCAGTGAGTGTGTCGGGCAGCGTGCGGATACCGGACTCACCCGCCGTTAATCGCTGCCAGACGTTGTTAACGCCACAACCTAATGGCGAAACGACGCCCGCGCCGGTAATGACGATGCGTTGTGATGAGGATGAGTGACTCATGAGGTTGCTCCCGTAAGCTGTCCGGGCAGCGATTGACATGCTGACGCGGAGAGGTGAAACGCGCCTGAAGCGCAAATAGCGAGGCCCAGCACAGGATAGTGCGATGGACGCGCGCAGAGATGGAACATCACAGGCTGAGATAAGCGAAGTAGCATCAGAATCCAGAGCGATGACAAAACAAGTCGCTATATTTGATCTGGTGACTAATTAAGTCAATAGTCACATTATGCGGAATGCTCAGGGCGCCAGGCTGCGTAATACAAGCGCTGCCAGCTGCGCAGAGGCTTCCTCAGCGTCGTCAAGACTGTACTGGAGCAATACCGGACTGGCATAAGGTTTAAGAACCCGATAGATCGCTTCTGCTGCTTCATCAGCCGGTGTTTTACGCTCAAACTCACCCGTTTCGCGCCCAAGGCGCAGTATTTGCAGAATCAGGTTAAGCAGTCGCTCTTCATGAGCTGAGGCTGATGGCCAGCGATCGCGAGATGCCACAGCGGCAATATCGTAGAGTTTGCGTTCATGAAAAAACAATTCAGTGCCGGTGGCAGAAAGCGTGCGAAACAGCCGTCGCAGTTGTTCTGATGCCCCAGGTGCATCAACCATCGCTTCTTCGACACGCTGCATAATCATTGCCAGCCGATTGGCACATATTACTTCTCCAATCGCCTGTTTAGATTCAAAAAATTTATAGATATATGCTTTCGAAAAACCAATAGCTCTTGCGAGATCAGAAACCGTCGTTTTTTCATAGCCATAATGTGCAAAGTGTTGCATGGCAGCATCAACAATCTGGTCACGAACGTTGTGCCCGGCCGGACCACGTGTCGCATTTTCTGTTACAGACTGGATCATTGTTAAAACCTGACAGAGTAAAGGTGGATGAAAACTCAGTGACCACTGTTATTAATGGTCACATGTTAGGCTGAGCTGCGGTGAAAATCTACAGTCCGGATAAGATGGAGAGAGTCTGGCACTGTTTATGCGACTCAGTACCTCATCGGTGAGAAGGATCAAACAATCGAATCTCCTCTGGATACGCCATAGTAGTGCCAGCTAAACATCATCTTAGTGAAATGTCAGATTCAGGTTTCTTGAGTGCTTCTTTAATTGAGCTGAATTATACTGTCGGGAATGAAGGAAAATTCAGTGGTTTTTTAATGATTTACATTATTGATGGCCAGATCACCTACAATTCTGACGACTGTACCCTCACGCACATGCCTACCCAGGAAACGCTGAGTCTGAGTATTTCTTCTGGTCGTCTTTTTGAGCAGCTGCTGAATTCTCAGGGAGAAGTCCTGGCACGCGAAATCCTGCTGACTGAAGTCTGGGATAAATATGGCCTGCGCGGCTCAAACAGTAATCTGAATCAGTATCTAAGTATGCTGCGCAGAGCGCTCGCCGCTTATGGCTGTGAAAATTTAATTATCACCATTCCGAAAATTGGCATCAGACTCAACACTGACATCAGCATTGAACGTGAAAGCCCACAGGCTACGGATGTGACAGATGCCCAAACGGATGAGGTGAACGCTGAAGATTCTGGTTCAGTGGAGAAAAGCCACACTCTATTAACTGAGTCTGTTAATCAGGATGTAAGTGTCAAAAAACCGCTCCTCAACTTCAGTAAGATGATTTTTTTTCATTATTATATTGGTGTTACTGGGCAGTTCTCTCTGGTATTACGCGGGGTCTGGCTTTGATGAAAAGAGTTACTCTATGAGTACCATCAAACTGGAAGGCGGCTGCGAAGCTGTGATATTGCAAGGGCTCAATGTTTTTGAAAAAAAATCACTTAATAAAGAAATTACAGAAATCCTGAAAGAAAATAATCAATCCTGTATACCAGGACGCCGTATCTATTTTGATAAAAAAACCTCATTAACGACGACTAATTATGGCAGAACGATGCTCTCTGCATGCAATCTTAACAGTAGTGGTCATATCGTTTCCTGTGACAACTTCTATTATCTGGACTGGAGAACGTCTTGAAACGAAATGCCACGCTGACAATATCCCTGGCTGCACTTTTAC harbors:
- a CDS encoding winged helix-turn-helix domain-containing protein, whose translation is MPAKHHLSEMSDSGFLSASLIELNYTVGNEGKFSGFLMIYIIDGQITYNSDDCTLTHMPTQETLSLSISSGRLFEQLLNSQGEVLAREILLTEVWDKYGLRGSNSNLNQYLSMLRRALAAYGCENLIITIPKIGIRLNTDISIERESPQATDVTDAQTDEVNAEDSGSVEKSHTLLTESVNQDVSVKKPLLNFSKMIFFHYYIGVTGQFSLVLRGVWL
- a CDS encoding TetR/AcrR family transcriptional regulator; amino-acid sequence: MIQSVTENATRGPAGHNVRDQIVDAAMQHFAHYGYEKTTVSDLARAIGFSKAYIYKFFESKQAIGEVICANRLAMIMQRVEEAMVDAPGASEQLRRLFRTLSATGTELFFHERKLYDIAAVASRDRWPSASAHEERLLNLILQILRLGRETGEFERKTPADEAAEAIYRVLKPYASPVLLQYSLDDAEEASAQLAALVLRSLAP